Proteins from a genomic interval of Flammeovirgaceae bacterium SG7u.111:
- a CDS encoding glycoside hydrolase family 2 TIM barrel-domain containing protein, with protein MKSTIFFLLCLCLFVQQSISQSLPQGYPQTARAKLGINQGWKFHLGDPQAAYFEKDFDDSSWETVNVPHTLALTSLALDGLQDDKTQLIFHREVAWYRRDIEVSNKPNRKVFLEFEGAHQITDVWVNGKHVGQHAVGGYTPFHFDITDFVEKGKSNQVTLLLDNRRNEVTPPDPGPFDYVKFSGLYRDVYLVETDLMHITFNWEKLSAGINITTPTIDPVNKNATVNIKTVVRNEYGQTKECQVVTRIVNKEGIVVMKLKNKALIGAGGEVEFNQIGSLEDDVQLWGIDNPYLYRVNSMVVMDGKEVDCLENKLGLRKFELDPERGFMLNNEPIELIGMNRHQHYSYIGDALPNSLHYKDMLQFKEYGFNIMRTAHYPQDNAIMDACDELGILVYEEAPSWISMSTNPKWWSNFEKAARAMVRNHRNHPSVVMWGAGINHRGYVPRVHNTIKQEDPTRLTASQGSRWTGWQASGLTDINANMLYGPFIWDRSEPMFAMEGRVGPTGVAPHKRDEKMVGIISWTAHAYYTFHPTHSKANSKIDRTRSGAMTAFRFVRPETEWYKAEMFEEPFIHVKEEWREETKSITVYSNGDEVELLVNGKSIARQKPSADTLYLGLDHPPFEFSTVEFEKGELKAVAYKEGKVLAETVVKSPLKPHAIRLEVDTVGREFTADGSDILLVYAHVVDKNGTTISGTDHLISFGVDGDASVVGDGAEINANPMFTEYGVAPALVRAGTETGEITISAKAKGLKSATATVTTQTFQADVIASEATPIYDFEKIRVDFGAEDQLLQFDWLGWNGKDNANSIAEMDAFGGIKATLETGSSNGVIRWLGEMNVIGKYGFAYADGVICMDDDGLKLSFENLPEGSYKLTTWHHAPRSNSDEMDPNKEKLKTLTIHKLPYEKKITISSEQMLGGSEVDATVTEGQNMQFSQPCISEIILHSDGEHPVLLHFKGKGKKGVWLNAFELSEWF; from the coding sequence ATGAAAAGCACTATTTTTTTTCTTCTTTGCCTGTGCCTTTTTGTACAGCAATCTATCTCCCAATCATTGCCCCAAGGCTACCCCCAAACGGCTAGGGCGAAACTCGGTATAAACCAAGGTTGGAAATTTCATTTGGGCGATCCGCAAGCGGCCTATTTTGAAAAAGACTTTGACGACAGCAGCTGGGAAACGGTAAACGTTCCTCATACGCTTGCGCTCACTTCTTTGGCGCTCGATGGACTTCAAGATGACAAAACCCAATTGATTTTTCACAGAGAAGTGGCTTGGTACAGAAGAGATATTGAAGTAAGTAATAAGCCAAATCGCAAAGTGTTTTTAGAGTTTGAAGGTGCTCACCAAATCACCGATGTGTGGGTAAATGGAAAGCATGTGGGGCAACATGCCGTGGGCGGATATACGCCTTTCCACTTCGATATTACCGATTTTGTGGAAAAAGGGAAAAGCAACCAAGTGACGCTTTTGCTGGATAACCGCAGAAATGAAGTAACTCCTCCCGATCCAGGCCCTTTCGATTATGTAAAGTTTAGTGGCTTGTACCGTGATGTTTATTTGGTAGAAACCGACCTGATGCACATCACTTTCAACTGGGAAAAACTGAGTGCGGGAATCAACATCACAACGCCAACTATCGACCCTGTAAATAAAAATGCTACGGTAAATATCAAAACCGTGGTGAGAAATGAATATGGGCAAACGAAAGAATGCCAAGTAGTTACCCGAATTGTCAATAAGGAAGGGATTGTGGTAATGAAGCTGAAAAACAAGGCACTGATAGGTGCTGGTGGAGAAGTTGAGTTCAACCAAATAGGTAGTTTGGAAGACGATGTGCAGTTGTGGGGAATAGACAATCCATACCTTTATAGGGTGAATTCTATGGTGGTGATGGATGGAAAAGAAGTCGATTGCTTAGAAAACAAATTGGGCTTGAGGAAATTCGAACTTGACCCCGAAAGAGGCTTCATGTTGAACAATGAACCCATCGAACTGATTGGGATGAACAGGCACCAGCATTACTCTTACATAGGCGATGCGCTGCCCAATTCACTTCATTACAAAGATATGCTCCAGTTCAAAGAGTATGGTTTCAACATCATGCGGACAGCGCATTACCCACAAGATAATGCCATCATGGATGCCTGCGACGAACTAGGTATTTTGGTTTATGAAGAAGCGCCAAGTTGGATTTCGATGTCTACCAACCCGAAGTGGTGGAGTAACTTCGAAAAAGCAGCCCGAGCCATGGTTCGAAATCATCGTAATCACCCATCCGTAGTGATGTGGGGTGCGGGAATTAACCACCGTGGCTATGTTCCTAGAGTTCACAACACCATCAAGCAAGAAGATCCTACAAGGCTAACTGCTTCGCAAGGTTCTCGCTGGACGGGCTGGCAAGCCTCAGGCCTCACCGATATTAATGCAAATATGCTCTATGGTCCATTTATTTGGGACAGGTCCGAGCCTATGTTTGCTATGGAAGGCAGGGTAGGGCCAACGGGTGTTGCTCCTCACAAAAGGGATGAAAAAATGGTGGGCATCATTTCTTGGACAGCCCATGCTTACTACACTTTCCACCCAACGCACTCAAAGGCAAATAGCAAAATAGATAGGACAAGAAGTGGTGCTATGACGGCATTTAGGTTTGTTCGTCCAGAAACGGAATGGTACAAAGCAGAAATGTTTGAAGAGCCTTTTATCCATGTAAAAGAAGAATGGAGAGAAGAAACAAAATCCATTACGGTGTATAGCAATGGCGACGAAGTAGAGTTGCTGGTCAATGGCAAATCAATTGCCCGCCAAAAGCCAAGTGCCGATACGCTTTACTTAGGTTTGGACCACCCTCCGTTCGAGTTTTCAACTGTTGAATTTGAAAAAGGAGAATTGAAAGCCGTAGCCTATAAAGAAGGAAAAGTACTTGCCGAAACGGTGGTAAAAAGTCCTTTGAAACCGCATGCAATTAGGTTAGAAGTAGATACGGTAGGCAGAGAATTTACCGCCGATGGATCCGATATTTTGTTGGTGTATGCCCATGTGGTAGATAAAAATGGAACTACAATTTCGGGGACGGATCACTTGATCAGCTTTGGGGTGGATGGCGATGCCAGTGTAGTTGGGGATGGCGCTGAGATCAACGCAAACCCAATGTTTACCGAATACGGAGTAGCGCCTGCGCTTGTAAGGGCAGGTACGGAAACAGGGGAAATTACCATTTCTGCTAAGGCGAAAGGTTTGAAATCTGCCACTGCCACGGTGACTACCCAAACCTTCCAAGCTGATGTAATTGCTTCAGAAGCTACCCCAATTTATGACTTTGAAAAAATCAGGGTTGACTTTGGCGCAGAAGACCAACTTTTGCAATTCGATTGGCTTGGTTGGAATGGAAAAGACAATGCAAATTCCATAGCCGAAATGGATGCTTTTGGAGGGATAAAAGCTACGCTTGAAACAGGTTCTTCGAATGGTGTGATCAGGTGGTTGGGCGAGATGAACGTGATTGGAAAATACGGTTTTGCTTATGCCGATGGCGTAATTTGTATGGACGATGACGGTTTGAAATTGAGCTTTGAAAACTTGCCTGAAGGAAGCTATAAATTGACCACATGGCACCATGCCCCCAGGAGCAATTCGGACGAGATGGATCCTAACAAGGAAAAGCTCAAAACGCTGACCATTCACAAGCTTCCTTACGAGAAAAAAATCACCATTAGTTCGGAGCAAATGCTAGGAGGTTCTGAAGTAGACGCTACGGTAACCGAAGGACAAAATATGCAGTTTTCTCAGCCATGTATTTCCGAGATCATTCTCCATTCGGATGGGGAGCACCCTGTTCTTCTTCACTTTAAAGGGAAAGGTAAAAAAGGTGTGTGGCTAAATGCTTTTGAACTGAGCGAGTGGTTTTAG
- a CDS encoding RNA polymerase sigma-70 factor → MEKEKVLVLQLKAGNEVAFKQLFVKHYQKVFYFAFNYLKVKEDAEEIVHDVFVQVWNNKHKLNEDLSFEGFVRTIARNLIYNQFKKKDYHQLYLNYIQAHETHICFNTEEQIEYNELKQLTQEAIEKLSPRKREIFNLSRTEGLSHQEIADSLGISIRTVKDQMTKALNDIRQYLTTHTHVPHSFILIFLMIF, encoded by the coding sequence ATGGAAAAAGAAAAAGTACTCGTCTTACAACTAAAGGCTGGTAATGAGGTTGCGTTTAAACAACTATTTGTCAAACATTACCAGAAAGTATTCTATTTTGCCTTCAATTATTTGAAGGTAAAAGAGGACGCTGAAGAAATAGTGCATGATGTTTTTGTTCAGGTTTGGAATAACAAGCATAAGTTGAACGAAGACCTCTCCTTCGAGGGATTTGTAAGAACAATTGCCAGAAACCTGATCTACAACCAATTTAAGAAGAAGGATTACCACCAACTTTACCTGAATTATATCCAAGCTCACGAAACCCATATTTGCTTCAATACGGAAGAACAAATTGAATACAATGAACTAAAACAGCTCACCCAAGAAGCTATAGAAAAGCTTTCCCCTAGAAAAAGAGAGATTTTCAATTTGAGCAGAACCGAAGGGTTAAGCCACCAAGAAATTGCCGACAGCCTAGGCATTTCCATCCGAACTGTCAAAGACCAGATGACAAAAGCTTTGAACGATATCCGCCAATATTTAACTACTCACACCCATGTGCCCCACAGCTTCATTTTGATCTTTCTGATGATTTTTTAA
- a CDS encoding TonB-dependent receptor, whose amino-acid sequence MKLKILRQILLMSKLTFFGLIIQCFLSSMMLAKDGVAQKVSIEDVYISIDLQNVSVIEAFKAIEANTDFKFNYDDLIVKSDKRVSTSAKRESLGNVLRAIAKDTGLQFTRIDGNIHVRKQKAFTPAIKEVIKTESVLQQLITGTITSSEDNEPLPGVSVLIKGTSMGTVTDIDGKYKLNAKEGQTLQFSYIGFKNQEVVVTNQTVIDISLTVDLEQLEEVVVIGYGTQKKADITGAIATMDAENVTERPLNKVDQVLVGQLAGVRVKQTSGLPGAGFSIQVRGTGSISANNEPLYVVDGFPLEVSPQSSSGGFGNGNPLNNLNPNDIESIQVLKDAASASIYGSRGSNGVVLITTKKGKSGKPQISFNTYTGWSETVKKLDILSSEEWVDRQFEHINYAWVNDHGGSGATSSQTTEQRRALLEQITGQPVDINTKYMYDDRWLDPNHEGLDYIDYQDEFFRKGQMQSYQLSANGGTEVVKYYISADYLDQDGIAIGVGYKRYSARANIELTPNKKLRFGLNLSPSYSIADDPGVEGKDAITHIVVGSSPVVESSAGIYGTNIGDNPRYAWGTSRSSPVKVAQERIGQSKTLRNISTLFGEYEIIKGLRFKQSINYDIHSNTRKDWTPAFVTRNRTASGRYRGYTRQNLVTESTLSYSKTIDKHNISALAGYSYSTYKFENFDLRGTGFGSDEINTLNAATSYSGSTGESQNVLISYFGRVQYGYDSRYLFQASLRRDGSSKFGENTKWGVFPSASVGWRISEEAFFENVDFISDLKLRGSWGIAGNNGVGDYDQIARIGAANYSYGGTLANGTTPVNFANPNLSWEESETIDIGFDLGLLENRIFASFDYYTKNNTNLLLNIPVPTSSGFNRALTNIGEVLNKGWEVELSTRNLVGSFTWSTNLNLSHNTNEVKQLGPNNTPILGGAYDIQHNILEVGRPMYTIYVVQDIGILTSEDIANGYPLYGNQEAGDPKYLDNNGDGKIDADDRTYSGHPNPDYVWGITNNFGYKGFDLSILIQGQTGGVIYSTFGRAMNRTGQGGGDNHLGYIRDRVKWTEDGSITEADIEGKVRKSPSRFGRIKNTDWLYDNDYWRIRNITLGYDLGSLFTSKVVTGARVYVTAENWFGGDKYSGGFNPEAVNNNGDDYGAFPLSKSMIFGVNLKF is encoded by the coding sequence ATGAAATTGAAAATACTAAGACAAATTTTACTTATGTCAAAGCTTACTTTTTTTGGCTTAATCATCCAATGCTTTCTGTCTAGCATGATGCTTGCGAAAGATGGCGTCGCTCAGAAAGTGAGTATAGAAGATGTTTATATCAGTATTGACCTCCAAAATGTATCAGTTATTGAGGCATTTAAAGCAATTGAGGCTAACACCGATTTTAAATTCAATTATGATGACTTAATAGTAAAAAGTGATAAACGAGTATCTACTTCTGCTAAGAGGGAATCGTTAGGCAATGTACTAAGAGCTATTGCCAAAGACACTGGCCTACAATTTACCCGAATAGATGGAAACATCCATGTCAGGAAACAAAAAGCTTTTACCCCGGCAATTAAGGAAGTTATAAAAACAGAGTCTGTCCTTCAACAATTGATCACGGGTACCATTACCTCCTCGGAAGATAATGAGCCTTTACCAGGCGTAAGTGTCTTGATAAAAGGCACGAGCATGGGCACGGTTACCGATATAGATGGCAAATACAAATTGAATGCGAAAGAAGGGCAAACGTTGCAATTCAGCTACATAGGATTCAAAAACCAAGAAGTGGTCGTCACCAACCAAACAGTAATAGACATTTCATTGACAGTAGACTTGGAACAACTGGAAGAGGTAGTGGTGATTGGGTATGGAACGCAGAAAAAAGCGGATATTACGGGAGCTATAGCCACTATGGACGCTGAAAATGTAACAGAACGTCCGCTCAATAAAGTGGATCAAGTGTTGGTGGGCCAGCTAGCCGGTGTACGAGTAAAACAAACCAGTGGTTTGCCCGGAGCAGGCTTTAGTATCCAAGTAAGAGGAACGGGTTCTATTTCAGCCAACAACGAACCTCTTTATGTTGTAGACGGTTTCCCATTGGAAGTTTCTCCCCAGAGCAGCAGCGGTGGTTTCGGAAATGGCAACCCGCTGAACAACTTAAATCCAAATGATATTGAATCTATCCAAGTATTGAAAGATGCAGCTTCCGCTTCTATCTATGGTTCAAGGGGTTCAAACGGTGTTGTATTGATCACCACCAAAAAGGGTAAATCTGGCAAGCCACAAATCAGCTTTAACACCTACACAGGCTGGAGCGAAACAGTAAAAAAACTGGATATTTTGAGTTCTGAAGAATGGGTAGATAGGCAATTTGAGCATATTAATTATGCTTGGGTGAACGATCATGGAGGAAGCGGAGCTACTTCGAGCCAAACTACCGAGCAAAGAAGAGCCCTTTTAGAACAAATAACGGGGCAACCAGTAGATATAAATACCAAATATATGTACGACGATAGGTGGCTCGACCCTAACCACGAAGGCTTGGACTATATTGATTACCAAGACGAGTTTTTCAGAAAAGGACAAATGCAGAGCTATCAGTTATCTGCAAATGGCGGTACTGAAGTTGTGAAATATTATATCTCTGCGGACTATCTCGACCAAGATGGTATAGCTATTGGCGTTGGATACAAAAGGTACAGTGCAAGGGCTAATATTGAGCTTACACCAAACAAAAAACTAAGGTTTGGCCTAAACTTATCCCCTTCTTACAGCATAGCGGATGATCCGGGAGTAGAGGGAAAAGATGCCATTACGCATATTGTGGTAGGCTCTTCTCCTGTTGTAGAATCTTCCGCGGGTATTTATGGTACTAACATAGGAGATAATCCTCGGTACGCTTGGGGTACTTCAAGGTCTAGCCCAGTAAAAGTAGCTCAAGAAAGAATTGGACAATCTAAGACACTCAGAAACATCAGTACCCTTTTTGGTGAATATGAAATCATCAAAGGTTTAAGGTTTAAGCAAAGTATCAACTATGATATCCATAGCAATACCCGCAAAGACTGGACACCTGCTTTCGTCACCAGAAACAGAACAGCCAGTGGCAGGTATAGAGGTTATACTCGCCAAAACTTAGTAACGGAAAGTACGCTTAGCTACAGCAAAACCATCGATAAGCATAATATTTCGGCATTAGCGGGATATTCGTATAGCACTTACAAATTCGAAAACTTCGATTTAAGAGGAACAGGTTTTGGCTCGGATGAAATAAACACGCTAAATGCAGCTACCAGTTATAGTGGTAGCACTGGCGAAAGCCAAAACGTATTAATTTCCTACTTTGGAAGAGTTCAATATGGGTACGATAGCCGTTACTTGTTCCAAGCAAGTCTTAGGAGAGACGGTTCTTCTAAATTTGGCGAAAACACCAAATGGGGTGTGTTCCCATCGGCTTCGGTAGGGTGGAGAATTTCGGAAGAAGCCTTCTTCGAAAATGTAGATTTTATATCTGACTTGAAACTGAGAGGCAGCTGGGGTATAGCAGGTAACAACGGCGTAGGCGACTACGACCAAATTGCCAGAATTGGCGCAGCTAACTACAGCTACGGAGGCACGTTGGCAAATGGCACTACTCCTGTAAACTTTGCCAACCCTAACCTTAGCTGGGAAGAGTCTGAGACGATTGACATAGGTTTCGACCTAGGCTTACTGGAAAACAGGATCTTTGCATCTTTTGATTACTACACAAAAAACAACACCAACCTATTGTTAAACATACCTGTTCCAACATCAAGTGGTTTCAATAGAGCACTTACTAACATAGGAGAGGTATTGAACAAAGGATGGGAAGTAGAACTTTCTACACGCAACTTGGTTGGCTCTTTTACATGGAGCACAAACCTTAATTTGAGCCATAATACCAACGAAGTAAAGCAACTAGGTCCTAATAACACTCCAATTTTAGGCGGAGCATATGATATCCAACATAATATCTTGGAAGTGGGCAGACCTATGTACACCATTTATGTGGTACAAGATATCGGCATCCTTACTTCAGAAGATATCGCTAACGGCTACCCATTGTATGGCAACCAAGAAGCTGGTGACCCAAAATACCTTGACAACAATGGGGACGGAAAAATTGATGCAGACGATCGCACATATTCTGGCCATCCTAACCCCGATTATGTATGGGGCATCACCAACAACTTTGGCTACAAAGGCTTTGACCTTTCTATCTTGATCCAAGGTCAGACCGGCGGTGTGATTTACTCTACGTTCGGCAGAGCAATGAACAGGACGGGTCAAGGAGGTGGAGACAACCACTTAGGCTACATTCGCGATAGGGTAAAATGGACAGAAGATGGTTCTATTACCGAAGCAGACATAGAGGGCAAGGTAAGGAAATCCCCATCTCGCTTTGGTAGAATTAAAAACACCGACTGGTTGTATGATAACGACTATTGGAGGATCAGAAACATTACATTGGGATACGATTTAGGCTCATTGTTTACCTCGAAAGTAGTGACAGGCGCAAGAGTGTATGTTACTGCAGAAAACTGGTTTGGGGGCGATAAATACTCAGGAGGTTTCAATCCAGAAGCTGTTAACAACAATGGAGACGATTACGGAGCATTCCCGCTTTCTAAATCAATGATTTTTGGTGTAAACCTTAAGTTTTAA
- a CDS encoding DUF4974 domain-containing protein: MKTEEYQIWKYLNNQATEKESIAIIKWMKDPANKDAVEKIMDKNWDTEPSTSTIPPINSETTFRKIKASIKKGASPFQVSYKKTNYPVWKYMVAASLALLVWAGINLYQKNQSTEEMQQSATVFKEKQNTAGRKSILTLPDKTKIWLNAESTLRYPTQFSDDERVVYLTGEAYFDVARDTTRPFRVVTGNISTTALGTSFNIKAFPQSQAIEVALTSGKVVVNSSNNKKKTTKNKVFLVPGENAIYHKKEAEIEKGLFDANTIAWKDGTLFFKKADLEEITETLARWYGVTFEVKRKVKISYNGSFKNKSLERVLDGISLATGIKYTMEDNFITIY; this comes from the coding sequence ATGAAAACGGAAGAGTATCAAATATGGAAATATTTGAATAATCAGGCTACTGAAAAGGAAAGTATTGCCATTATTAAATGGATGAAAGATCCAGCTAATAAAGACGCTGTAGAAAAAATAATGGACAAGAACTGGGATACCGAACCCAGCACATCTACCATTCCTCCCATAAATAGCGAAACCACTTTTCGTAAAATAAAAGCCTCCATTAAAAAGGGTGCATCTCCATTTCAAGTTTCTTACAAAAAAACAAATTACCCTGTATGGAAATACATGGTTGCCGCCAGCCTAGCTCTATTAGTTTGGGCTGGAATCAATCTCTACCAGAAAAATCAATCTACGGAAGAGATGCAACAATCGGCTACTGTCTTTAAAGAAAAGCAGAATACGGCAGGAAGGAAATCAATTTTAACCCTACCCGACAAAACCAAGATCTGGCTCAACGCAGAAAGCACCTTAAGGTACCCCACTCAATTCTCAGATGACGAACGAGTAGTTTACCTAACCGGCGAAGCATATTTCGATGTAGCCAGAGATACCACCCGTCCGTTCAGAGTAGTAACTGGCAATATAAGTACAACCGCCTTGGGCACTTCATTTAACATAAAGGCTTTTCCACAATCACAAGCCATTGAAGTTGCACTCACAAGTGGAAAAGTCGTTGTAAACTCTTCTAATAACAAAAAGAAAACAACTAAAAACAAGGTCTTTTTAGTACCAGGAGAAAATGCTATTTACCACAAAAAAGAGGCTGAAATAGAAAAAGGGTTATTTGATGCCAATACGATAGCTTGGAAAGATGGTACCCTCTTTTTTAAGAAAGCTGACTTAGAAGAAATAACAGAAACCCTTGCCAGATGGTACGGGGTCACCTTTGAGGTGAAGCGCAAGGTAAAAATAAGCTACAACGGCTCATTCAAAAACAAAAGCCTAGAAAGGGTATTGGATGGGATTTCACTAGCCACAGGAATTAAATATACTATGGAAGATAATTTTATAACTATTTATTAA
- a CDS encoding RagB/SusD family nutrient uptake outer membrane protein, with protein MKNKIFIYISLLIGLCACENQLNQAPISENTAANFYRNTDDFEQAVTATYNRLRGYEVRQFYLSDVRSDLIYSPGTGVRAWNPVNNFERTLATNGLMAEAWDANYNGILRANAVLDQINESLVPDATTRNRMIGEAKFLRAFFYFDLVRWFGKVPVFDHAIAPSEALEIPRAPVSEVYDLIMADLTDAASKLPASYSIKGKATSFAAKGMLAKVYLTMSGPTFGIDGPGMAANKYNDALTLLNEIINSGEFSWVADYTSIFSYTNENNPDVVFDIQAINDGATGDRGIGTILPTTMYDEAFGQVAMPFPGGVSGDSPIRPSNQFMASFDDNDVRLDATFLMTYEDANGNVVNAPQFAKFLDLTQIPADRFNWGINFPVIRYTDVLMMKAEALLQTGGSQGEIDQIVNQVRTRAGLDAVSNVDLDMLLAEKAKEFAGEGLRWHDLVRTGKVLEVMRAWEAVDDASGVINNINENDIIYAIHQSQLDVKIGLYEQNAGY; from the coding sequence ATGAAAAATAAAATATTCATATATATATCACTATTGATAGGATTGTGCGCCTGTGAAAACCAGCTAAACCAAGCTCCTATTTCAGAGAACACAGCAGCAAATTTTTATAGAAATACCGATGACTTCGAGCAAGCGGTAACTGCCACTTATAACCGATTAAGAGGCTACGAGGTAAGGCAGTTTTATCTTTCAGATGTTCGTTCCGACCTTATTTATTCTCCAGGAACCGGGGTAAGGGCTTGGAATCCAGTAAATAATTTTGAGAGAACCTTGGCTACAAATGGTCTCATGGCAGAAGCTTGGGATGCTAATTACAACGGTATATTGCGAGCTAATGCCGTACTTGACCAGATAAACGAGTCACTCGTACCAGATGCCACCACCAGAAATAGAATGATAGGCGAAGCAAAGTTTTTAAGAGCCTTCTTCTACTTCGATTTGGTACGTTGGTTTGGTAAAGTGCCAGTTTTTGACCACGCCATCGCCCCGTCTGAAGCATTGGAAATACCGAGAGCACCTGTATCTGAAGTGTATGACCTCATCATGGCTGACTTGACCGATGCTGCAAGTAAACTACCAGCTTCTTACAGTATAAAAGGAAAGGCTACTTCATTTGCCGCAAAAGGCATGTTGGCAAAAGTCTATCTTACCATGTCAGGACCTACCTTTGGCATAGATGGCCCAGGAATGGCTGCAAACAAGTACAACGATGCCCTGACTTTGTTAAATGAAATAATCAATTCAGGAGAATTTAGCTGGGTAGCTGATTATACCTCCATTTTTAGCTATACTAATGAAAACAACCCTGATGTTGTATTTGACATACAAGCCATCAACGATGGTGCAACTGGTGATAGGGGAATAGGTACGATCTTGCCTACTACCATGTACGATGAAGCCTTTGGCCAAGTAGCCATGCCTTTCCCTGGTGGTGTTTCTGGCGATTCGCCCATCAGGCCTTCCAACCAGTTTATGGCATCCTTTGATGACAATGATGTAAGGCTTGATGCAACTTTCTTAATGACCTACGAAGATGCCAACGGAAACGTAGTGAATGCACCACAGTTTGCAAAATTCCTAGACTTGACACAAATCCCTGCAGATCGCTTCAACTGGGGCATCAACTTCCCAGTAATAAGATACACGGATGTATTGATGATGAAAGCCGAAGCATTGCTGCAAACAGGCGGAAGCCAAGGAGAGATTGATCAGATTGTAAACCAAGTAAGAACAAGGGCAGGCTTAGATGCTGTCTCAAATGTTGATTTGGACATGTTGCTGGCTGAAAAAGCAAAGGAGTTTGCCGGAGAAGGTTTGCGCTGGCATGACCTTGTTAGGACTGGCAAAGTGCTAGAGGTAATGAGGGCATGGGAAGCTGTTGACGACGCTTCAGGTGTCATTAATAATATCAATGAAAACGATATTATCTATGCTATTCACCAAAGCCAGTTAGATGTAAAAATTGGGCTTTACGAACAAAATGCTGGTTATTAA
- a CDS encoding LacI family DNA-binding transcriptional regulator, producing the protein MRSRVKITDLAEELGVSPSTISRALSGDQRISSKTRNAVFELAERWGYNPNPFAINLLKNKSNNIGLILPEFTHHYFSRTLFGIEEEITKHGYHLLINTHNGNYEKEVKASKILNGMMVDGLLVSYARHTTDFDHYKRITENGVPVVFFDRLCEDLEASYVITDDFPGAKSAIDYLVKTGCKKIAHFKGPENLSTSFTRKTGYIEGLKRNELPADESLVFPWNEDHDEYLTQMAAFMKEHQPDGVFCFSDYIAYDALITAQELNIKVPDELSIIGFANEPISNYSRPQISTVSQPAEDMGKRAAEILIWHIDNPESEDTFDEMVPTELVLRQTTKKIEEEPQGE; encoded by the coding sequence TTGCGCAGTAGAGTTAAAATAACGGATTTAGCAGAAGAATTAGGAGTTTCTCCATCTACCATTTCTCGTGCACTTAGTGGTGATCAGCGGATCAGCAGCAAAACGAGGAATGCGGTGTTTGAACTTGCTGAGAGATGGGGGTATAATCCTAATCCATTTGCCATTAATTTGTTGAAAAACAAATCAAACAACATTGGCCTGATTTTGCCTGAGTTTACTCATCATTATTTTTCGAGGACATTGTTTGGGATAGAAGAAGAAATAACCAAGCATGGATATCACCTTCTTATTAACACACACAATGGTAATTATGAAAAGGAAGTAAAAGCATCTAAAATTTTAAATGGAATGATGGTAGACGGGCTTTTGGTGTCGTATGCCCGACATACTACCGACTTTGACCATTACAAGCGGATAACTGAAAATGGGGTTCCGGTTGTATTTTTCGATAGGCTTTGCGAAGACTTGGAAGCTTCCTACGTGATTACCGATGACTTTCCCGGTGCAAAAAGTGCTATTGACTATTTGGTGAAAACCGGTTGTAAAAAAATAGCCCACTTCAAAGGTCCAGAAAATTTATCAACGAGTTTTACCAGAAAAACGGGCTACATAGAAGGACTGAAGCGGAACGAACTTCCAGCAGATGAATCTCTCGTGTTTCCATGGAACGAAGATCACGATGAATACCTAACACAAATGGCTGCCTTTATGAAAGAACACCAGCCTGACGGGGTTTTCTGTTTTAGCGATTACATAGCTTACGATGCGTTGATTACGGCTCAAGAATTGAACATAAAAGTTCCTGATGAACTCAGCATTATTGGCTTTGCCAACGAACCTATTTCAAACTATTCTAGGCCTCAGATTTCTACCGTATCGCAACCTGCAGAGGACATGGGCAAGCGCGCTGCTGAAATATTGATTTGGCATATCGACAACCCCGAATCGGAAGACACTTTTGATGAAATGGTGCCGACAGAACTGGTATTGAGGCAAACCACCAAAAAAATAGAAGAAGAGCCTCAGGGCGAATAA